A part of Jiangella alba genomic DNA contains:
- a CDS encoding SdrD B-like domain-containing protein, whose translation MGLVASVLGAAGASTLPAQAAVGDPITGTIWQDYDSDGMYSTFEASGLLEGIEVYAYDADGNVAGPAITDASGNYSLPVTSDAGPWRVEANVPDTPEWAEWRDSVVGRAAGQSNGTTVQFIDTVPAADVDFSFQVPGAFVENNPFVFLPVFRSGGYDGTQTAEFAGAAHEYNAMSPNTTTAVPTTMHVPFGQIGTTYGTAYQRAEAPGEFGSVFASAYVRRHTGLGPGGIDAIYRITPDDGTPASPTASGDVFVNLEDYGIDVGSDSDPGAVAGDPNGLRPVMSLDNAAYDWGRDAQAWDKVGRVGLGAMEISNDQQSLFAVNLNNRSLVEVKISRDGTQVLDVVEHELDQYFPDSSDLRPHGISANPLTNEMYLTVTDTAESTGNRADLHAYVYSFDPADPTNLTQVLDFSLGYNRGLFANQFSANYQPWSTNSADWLQFLQQTNVMYSAVPIVADARYLHGDLVVGIRDLGGDMFANLANLAPDNDLLVVPRSLGGELLKAGSNGDGTWSIEQGAAVNGQPGAGTNQVTLNGPNGAPGKFFMDTWVNGAEHLGATLVVPSREDGILETGLHSAESGFQVGTRRYFQDNGSLVEPRGAAVLFTNSPESATMKGNGLGELTAMASAAPIEIGNYVWYDNDNDGIQDPDEAPVEGATVNLYEVDENGNRTLVSTTTTDAKGEYYFSSNDQAYQLKTHTDYVVGVDNPADYEAGGPLENWYPTVPDTGDPNSVDANRNDSDGLVETTDEGDFPYAAVTTGGPGENDHTIDFGYSNIDYEFDKRTVSGPTENPDDDGTWTVVYELVAENTGMIPGAYLLTDDLTGYGDGVEVVGTEVVSGPPEADGLLNPNWDGTTDLNVVTGEVPIAPQSTVENGTEHVYTLEVTVRLTTDPDTGEVTALPENLACTDGQQAGDATTGLFNHATLDPTNHEDLTDDECGDLPIVTLDKTVVTEPHVVDRENQPGVWEITYGLTVTNESEVPTDYDLEDALRFGAGIEIVDGSVVAANTVPGTITTRPEYDGVSDLLIVEDEPIGALEAHEYTVTVQFTVDLPNPPAQPDPSDCTLAGGEGEEGTGLYNDANSSFNGYPDTDTECREVGQPTHDKTLISATPIGNGQWEIVYGIDVTNKGVQATWYDLSDELHFTDQVTIVSADVTASPAEATLFDPPWNGQDQLVIAEQVPLLGTDDEGYAPHHYELTVIAEAPLQLVPGEDGSDPTACPGEGGDPTADTAFNNTSSLTDESGLTEDDQACAPLPSIDIEKTISAGPTANGDGTWTITYDLVASNTGAADGDYTISDQLRYGEGIVVESSDVITTPDGVTALDTWTGQGPDGDPVNVIAEDVPLAAGGVHTYQVQVVFSLDEETLTDESMTCPEPDSGENGGLANSTGIEHNDLTDDDEACLSLGEPDLDKELVSAEPVDDGQWQVVYTLTVNNLLPGETTYDLEDELLFGDTVEVDYAEITDYPEGVDVNEDWDGLEDTLIAEDVLLPGMNDDGYAPHVYTITVVADVPPNFEVDDDGDTAAACAGEPGDNWENGGLNNGATLTTEGGDEITDTDCADLPSIHLDKTIASGPTSTGTNAYTITYELEVYNDGAAAGDYVLSDQFRFGTGISVVDVTASNTDPGDIPTLDTFTGQGEEPDAPENAITGDVTIDVDTTHTYEVTVAVTVDPATATAESVSCPDNPGEGDTGGLLNLGLVDHNGHELDADACAPLDPPTPPETPGTPPPGDDDDDNGGGNGGGGGDDDLADTGSGMSTLLLLAGGLLIIAGGTALVVTRRRSGTGGLTG comes from the coding sequence TTGGGCCTGGTCGCATCGGTGCTCGGCGCCGCCGGCGCGTCCACGCTGCCGGCGCAGGCCGCCGTCGGCGACCCGATCACCGGCACCATCTGGCAGGACTACGACTCCGACGGCATGTACAGCACGTTCGAGGCGTCCGGCCTGCTGGAGGGCATCGAGGTCTACGCCTACGACGCCGACGGCAATGTCGCCGGCCCGGCCATCACTGACGCGAGCGGTAACTACTCGCTCCCGGTGACCAGCGACGCCGGCCCGTGGCGGGTCGAGGCGAACGTGCCGGACACGCCGGAGTGGGCCGAGTGGCGCGACTCCGTCGTCGGCCGGGCGGCCGGGCAGAGCAACGGCACGACCGTCCAGTTCATCGACACAGTCCCGGCCGCCGATGTGGACTTCTCCTTCCAGGTGCCCGGCGCCTTCGTGGAGAACAACCCGTTCGTGTTCCTGCCGGTCTTCCGCTCCGGCGGCTACGACGGCACCCAGACGGCGGAGTTCGCCGGCGCGGCGCACGAGTACAACGCGATGAGCCCGAACACGACGACCGCCGTGCCGACCACGATGCACGTGCCGTTCGGGCAGATCGGCACCACCTACGGCACCGCGTACCAGCGGGCCGAGGCGCCCGGCGAGTTCGGTTCGGTGTTCGCCTCGGCGTACGTCCGGCGGCACACCGGGCTCGGCCCGGGCGGCATCGACGCCATCTACCGGATCACCCCGGACGACGGAACACCGGCGTCGCCGACGGCGAGCGGTGACGTCTTCGTCAACCTCGAGGACTACGGCATCGACGTCGGCAGCGACTCCGACCCCGGCGCCGTCGCGGGCGACCCGAACGGCCTCCGGCCGGTCATGTCGTTGGACAACGCCGCCTACGACTGGGGTCGCGACGCGCAGGCCTGGGACAAGGTCGGCCGGGTCGGTCTCGGCGCGATGGAGATCTCCAACGACCAGCAGTCGCTGTTCGCGGTGAACCTGAACAACAGGTCGCTGGTCGAGGTCAAGATCAGCCGGGACGGCACCCAGGTGCTCGACGTGGTCGAGCACGAGCTGGACCAGTACTTCCCGGACAGCAGTGACCTGCGCCCGCACGGCATCTCGGCCAACCCGCTGACCAACGAGATGTACCTGACGGTCACCGACACGGCCGAGTCGACCGGCAACCGGGCCGACCTGCACGCCTACGTGTACTCGTTCGACCCGGCCGACCCGACGAACCTGACCCAGGTGCTGGACTTCTCGCTCGGCTACAACCGCGGCCTGTTCGCCAACCAGTTCAGCGCGAACTACCAGCCGTGGAGCACCAACTCCGCCGACTGGCTGCAGTTCCTGCAGCAGACCAACGTCATGTACTCGGCGGTGCCGATCGTCGCCGACGCGCGCTACCTGCACGGCGACCTGGTCGTGGGCATCCGCGACCTGGGCGGCGACATGTTCGCCAACTTGGCCAACCTCGCCCCGGACAACGACCTCCTCGTCGTTCCCCGCTCGCTGGGTGGCGAGCTGCTCAAGGCCGGTTCCAACGGCGACGGCACCTGGTCGATCGAGCAGGGCGCCGCCGTCAACGGCCAGCCGGGTGCGGGCACGAACCAGGTGACGCTGAACGGCCCGAATGGCGCGCCGGGCAAGTTCTTCATGGACACCTGGGTGAACGGCGCCGAGCACCTCGGCGCGACGCTCGTCGTGCCCAGCCGGGAAGACGGCATCCTGGAGACCGGCCTGCACTCCGCCGAGAGCGGCTTCCAGGTCGGCACCCGGCGCTATTTCCAGGACAACGGGTCGCTGGTCGAGCCGCGCGGCGCCGCCGTCCTCTTCACCAACTCCCCGGAGTCGGCGACCATGAAGGGCAACGGTCTGGGTGAGCTGACGGCGATGGCGTCGGCCGCGCCGATCGAGATCGGCAACTACGTCTGGTACGACAACGACAACGACGGCATCCAGGACCCGGACGAGGCTCCGGTCGAGGGCGCCACGGTCAACCTCTACGAGGTGGACGAGAACGGCAACCGCACGCTCGTCTCGACCACGACGACGGATGCGAAGGGCGAGTACTACTTCTCGTCCAACGATCAGGCGTACCAGTTGAAGACGCACACCGACTACGTCGTCGGCGTCGACAACCCGGCCGACTACGAAGCCGGCGGGCCGCTGGAGAACTGGTACCCGACGGTGCCCGACACCGGTGACCCGAACTCCGTCGACGCCAACCGGAACGACTCCGACGGGTTGGTGGAGACGACCGACGAGGGCGACTTCCCGTATGCCGCCGTCACGACAGGCGGTCCGGGGGAGAACGACCACACCATCGACTTCGGCTATTCGAACATCGACTACGAGTTCGACAAGCGGACGGTGTCCGGGCCCACGGAGAACCCGGACGACGACGGCACGTGGACGGTCGTCTACGAGCTGGTCGCCGAGAACACCGGGATGATCCCGGGGGCGTACCTGCTCACCGACGACCTCACCGGGTACGGCGACGGCGTCGAGGTGGTCGGCACCGAGGTGGTGTCCGGTCCGCCGGAGGCCGACGGGCTGCTGAACCCGAACTGGGACGGCACGACCGACCTGAACGTCGTGACCGGCGAGGTGCCGATCGCGCCGCAGTCGACCGTCGAGAACGGCACCGAGCACGTCTACACGCTCGAGGTGACCGTCAGGCTCACCACCGACCCGGACACCGGTGAGGTGACGGCGCTGCCGGAGAACCTGGCCTGCACCGACGGCCAGCAGGCCGGCGACGCGACCACGGGTCTGTTCAACCACGCCACGCTGGACCCGACCAACCACGAGGACCTCACCGACGACGAGTGCGGCGATCTCCCGATCGTCACGCTCGACAAGACCGTCGTCACCGAGCCGCACGTGGTGGACCGGGAGAACCAGCCCGGCGTCTGGGAGATCACCTACGGCCTCACCGTCACCAACGAGTCCGAGGTGCCGACCGACTACGACCTCGAGGACGCGCTGCGCTTCGGCGCCGGCATCGAGATCGTCGACGGCTCGGTGGTCGCCGCGAACACCGTTCCGGGCACCATCACGACCCGTCCGGAGTACGACGGCGTCAGCGACCTGCTGATCGTCGAGGACGAGCCGATCGGGGCGCTGGAGGCGCACGAGTACACCGTCACCGTCCAGTTCACCGTCGACCTGCCGAACCCGCCCGCCCAGCCCGACCCGTCGGACTGCACGCTGGCCGGTGGCGAGGGTGAAGAGGGCACGGGGCTGTACAACGACGCGAACTCGTCGTTCAACGGCTACCCGGATACCGACACCGAGTGCCGTGAGGTCGGCCAGCCGACCCACGACAAGACGCTCATCTCGGCCACGCCGATCGGCAACGGCCAGTGGGAGATCGTCTACGGCATCGACGTGACGAACAAGGGCGTCCAGGCGACGTGGTACGACCTGTCGGACGAGCTGCACTTCACCGACCAGGTCACCATCGTCTCCGCCGACGTCACCGCGTCGCCCGCCGAGGCCACCCTGTTCGACCCGCCGTGGAACGGGCAGGACCAGCTGGTCATCGCCGAGCAGGTGCCGCTCCTGGGCACCGACGACGAGGGGTACGCGCCGCACCACTACGAGCTGACGGTGATCGCGGAAGCGCCGCTGCAGCTCGTGCCCGGTGAGGACGGCTCGGACCCGACGGCGTGCCCGGGCGAGGGCGGCGACCCGACGGCCGACACGGCGTTCAACAACACGTCGTCGCTGACCGACGAGTCCGGCCTCACCGAGGACGACCAGGCCTGCGCGCCGCTGCCGTCGATCGACATCGAGAAGACGATCAGCGCCGGGCCGACCGCCAACGGCGACGGCACGTGGACCATCACCTACGACCTGGTGGCGTCGAACACGGGCGCGGCCGACGGTGACTACACGATCAGCGACCAGCTCCGCTACGGCGAGGGCATCGTGGTCGAGTCCTCCGACGTGATCACCACGCCGGACGGCGTCACCGCGCTGGACACCTGGACCGGTCAGGGACCTGACGGCGACCCCGTCAACGTCATCGCCGAGGATGTGCCGCTCGCCGCCGGCGGGGTGCACACCTACCAGGTGCAGGTGGTCTTCTCCCTCGACGAGGAGACGCTCACCGACGAGTCGATGACCTGCCCCGAGCCGGACTCCGGCGAGAACGGCGGGCTGGCCAACAGCACCGGCATCGAGCACAACGACCTCACCGACGACGACGAGGCCTGCCTCTCGCTCGGCGAGCCGGACCTCGACAAGGAGCTGGTGTCCGCCGAGCCGGTGGACGACGGTCAGTGGCAGGTCGTCTACACGCTGACGGTGAACAACCTGCTGCCGGGCGAGACCACCTACGACCTCGAGGACGAGCTGCTGTTCGGCGACACCGTCGAGGTCGACTACGCCGAGATCACGGACTACCCCGAGGGTGTGGACGTGAACGAGGACTGGGACGGTCTCGAGGACACCCTCATCGCCGAGGACGTGCTGCTGCCGGGGATGAACGACGACGGCTACGCGCCGCACGTCTACACCATCACCGTCGTCGCCGACGTGCCGCCGAACTTCGAGGTGGACGACGACGGCGACACGGCCGCGGCGTGCGCGGGTGAGCCGGGCGACAACTGGGAGAACGGCGGTCTGAACAACGGCGCCACCCTCACCACCGAGGGCGGCGACGAGATCACCGACACCGACTGCGCCGACCTGCCGTCGATCCACCTGGACAAGACCATCGCGTCCGGGCCCACCTCGACCGGCACGAACGCGTACACCATCACCTACGAACTGGAGGTGTACAACGACGGCGCCGCGGCCGGGGACTACGTCCTGTCGGACCAGTTCCGGTTCGGCACCGGCATCTCCGTCGTCGACGTCACGGCGTCGAACACCGACCCGGGCGACATCCCGACGCTGGACACGTTCACCGGCCAGGGCGAGGAGCCCGACGCGCCGGAGAACGCCATCACCGGCGACGTCACCATCGACGTCGACACGACGCACACCTACGAGGTGACCGTCGCGGTCACGGTCGACCCGGCCACCGCGACCGCCGAGTCGGTGTCGTGCCCGGACAACCCGGGTGAGGGCGACACGGGCGGCCTGCTCAACCTCGGCCTCGTCGACCACAACGGGCACGAGCTGGACGCGGACGCCTGCGCCCCGCTCGACCCGCCGACGCCGCCGGAGACGCCCGGCACGCCGCCTCCTGGCGACGATGACGACGACAACGGTGGCGGCAACGGCGGTGGCGGTGGCGACGACGACCTCGCCGACACCGGCAGCGGGATGTCGACGCTGCTGCTGCTCGCCGGCGGCCTGCTCATCATCGCCGGCGGGACGGCCCTCGTCGTCACCCGCCGCCGGTCGGGGACGGGAGGTCTGACCGGCTGA
- a CDS encoding carboxymuconolactone decarboxylase family protein produces the protein MTHFLADPPDSPAAQHLYQHDLDEDGYVMNVSRLWAYGPEAHERLFDLITHVWESNGMTFRQRGILVGATASSLGDSVCSLVWGSRLAGEADPDTAAAVLTGRDDGLSAKERAMAAWARKVVRDPNGTAQRDVQSLREAGWSDGEIFAITVFCALRIAFSTVNDALGARPDAEILDRAPQAVLDAVDFGRPIEDRVRAG, from the coding sequence ATGACCCACTTCCTGGCCGACCCGCCCGACTCGCCCGCGGCACAGCACCTCTACCAGCACGACCTCGACGAGGACGGCTACGTCATGAACGTGTCGCGGCTCTGGGCGTACGGACCGGAGGCGCACGAGCGGCTGTTCGACCTGATCACGCACGTGTGGGAGAGCAACGGGATGACGTTCCGGCAGCGCGGCATCCTGGTCGGCGCGACGGCGTCCTCGCTCGGCGACTCGGTCTGCTCGCTGGTGTGGGGCTCCCGGCTGGCCGGCGAGGCCGACCCGGACACCGCGGCCGCCGTGCTCACCGGCCGCGACGACGGCCTGAGCGCGAAGGAGCGGGCGATGGCGGCGTGGGCCCGCAAGGTCGTCCGCGACCCGAACGGCACCGCCCAGCGCGACGTGCAGTCGCTGCGCGAGGCCGGCTGGAGCGACGGGGAGATCTTCGCGATCACCGTCTTCTGCGCGCTGCGCATCGCGTTCTCGACGGTGAACGACGCGCTCGGCGCCCGGCCGGACGCGGAGATCCTCGACCGCGCCCCGCAGGCTGTCCTCGACGCGGTCGACTTCGGCCGCCCCATCGAGGACCGCGTCAGGGCAGGGTGA
- a CDS encoding Dyp-type peroxidase translates to MTDQTTGPASAPEGRTRRRDLLRGVAAAGAAAGFAGVAGLAAGRATADDGERQAAVPGVTSTPAAAGGRPDAVDAAGPHQAGIARPPTPQPHGQLLVLDLVATPAPTAPFRDAVRALCARLGTAILDLTGERAAEAGLLDGPGDLTATIGLGPRVVAAFGDDLPGAQPLPAFAADASVPPERTGGDLLIAVYASDPNDAHRGASWLAERAAPDAVLRWSQRGFRAPGTGTIARNPLGFHDGVIVPRNADEQDDHVWIADGPLAGGSICVVRRLRLDAARFTAEPVDRQEAVIGRHRNDGSPLSGGGPTGEVDLLAKTPDGQYVTPARSHVRAAHPSVTGSALMLRRGYAFDDGAADAGLLFVCFQRDLRSFVQTQFRLDEVDDLSAYVTPTGSATFLVLPGFDADHPLGVTLP, encoded by the coding sequence ATGACCGATCAGACCACCGGGCCGGCGTCCGCGCCGGAAGGGCGCACCCGGCGCCGTGACCTGCTGCGGGGCGTGGCGGCCGCCGGAGCCGCCGCGGGCTTCGCCGGCGTCGCCGGGCTGGCCGCCGGACGTGCGACCGCCGACGACGGCGAGCGGCAGGCCGCGGTTCCCGGCGTGACTTCCACACCGGCTGCGGCGGGCGGTCGCCCCGACGCCGTCGACGCCGCCGGGCCGCACCAGGCCGGCATCGCCCGTCCGCCGACGCCGCAGCCGCACGGCCAGCTGCTGGTGCTCGACCTCGTCGCGACGCCCGCCCCCACGGCGCCGTTCCGCGACGCCGTCCGGGCCCTGTGCGCGCGGCTGGGCACCGCGATCCTCGACCTCACCGGCGAGCGGGCGGCCGAGGCCGGGCTGCTGGACGGGCCCGGCGACCTCACGGCGACGATCGGGCTGGGGCCGCGCGTGGTCGCCGCGTTCGGCGACGATCTCCCGGGCGCGCAGCCGCTGCCCGCGTTTGCCGCCGACGCCTCCGTCCCGCCCGAACGGACCGGCGGCGACCTGCTGATCGCCGTCTACGCGAGCGACCCCAACGACGCCCACCGGGGCGCGTCCTGGCTGGCCGAGCGGGCCGCCCCCGACGCCGTCCTCCGCTGGTCGCAGCGCGGCTTCCGGGCGCCCGGCACCGGCACCATCGCGCGCAACCCGCTCGGCTTCCACGACGGCGTCATCGTCCCGCGCAACGCCGATGAGCAGGACGACCACGTCTGGATCGCGGACGGCCCGCTGGCCGGCGGCAGCATCTGCGTCGTGCGCCGGCTGCGCCTGGACGCGGCCCGGTTCACGGCCGAGCCGGTCGATCGTCAGGAGGCCGTCATCGGCCGCCACCGCAACGACGGCTCCCCGCTGTCCGGCGGCGGCCCCACCGGCGAGGTCGACCTGCTCGCCAAGACGCCCGACGGCCAGTACGTCACGCCGGCGCGCTCACACGTGCGGGCGGCGCACCCGTCCGTCACCGGCAGCGCGCTCATGCTGCGCCGCGGCTACGCCTTCGACGACGGCGCCGCGGACGCCGGGCTGCTGTTCGTCTGCTTCCAGCGCGACCTGCGCAGCTTCGTCCAGACCCAGTTCCGGCTCGACGAGGTCGACGACCTCAGCGCCTACGTGACGCCGACCGGCAGCGCGACCTTCCTCGTCCTCCCCGGCTTCGACGCCGACCACCCGCTCGGCGTCACCCTGCCCTGA
- a CDS encoding BTAD domain-containing putative transcriptional regulator, whose product MGTIRLLGPPAIERDGRPVRAPRGRKAWVLLAYVLLADRPPSRQRLAELFFADAEDPLGALRWTLAELRRALGRSDVLTGDPVARGALPDDAVDVRRLTDELGDPAPLLAAGHELLEGVHVASCPEAESWLAVERHRVSALVESRLRQTAVALLAGGRAADAVPYAARAVELNPLEEGNHELLVRSLAMAGDRTAALRQVAAGRDVLMRELGVEASVALTEAASAASDSPRTPALSGRAAALSQLDAGRAAIVAGAVDPGIQSLRRAVAEAARCRDPQLQARTLTALGGALVHAVRGRDEEGALVLHEALRFAAAAGDRATAVTANRELGYVEVQAGRRSAAQGWLSRAQELAETDAELAAILGVRGQNASDEGDYPASFTYLTDSIERARTAGDDRQEAWSLSILARAHLLRDERHQAAVAADRSLRIVHEQRWLAFLPWPQALRAEVHLRNGEVAAAADAFEQSWVLGCQVGDPCWEGFAARGLGLVSAGRGDRLAAAEWLTEATVRCNRTTDRYHWMQGHVLDTAIGAALDRGDDDLARPLVASLGTLAARDGMRELVVRAQLHRHRLGDGGALATARVLAADVDNPALTDLIDDPDRPKVTR is encoded by the coding sequence ATGGGGACGATCCGGCTTCTGGGGCCACCGGCCATCGAACGCGACGGCCGGCCGGTGCGCGCGCCCCGGGGCCGGAAGGCGTGGGTGCTGCTGGCCTACGTGCTGCTCGCGGACCGGCCGCCGAGCCGGCAGCGGCTGGCCGAGCTGTTCTTCGCCGACGCGGAGGACCCGCTCGGCGCCTTGCGCTGGACGCTGGCCGAGCTGCGCCGGGCGCTGGGCCGGTCCGACGTGCTCACCGGCGACCCGGTCGCGCGCGGCGCCCTGCCCGACGACGCCGTCGACGTGCGGCGGCTGACCGACGAGCTGGGCGACCCGGCGCCGCTGCTGGCCGCCGGCCACGAGCTGCTCGAAGGCGTCCACGTGGCGTCCTGCCCGGAGGCGGAGTCGTGGCTGGCGGTCGAGCGGCACCGGGTGTCGGCGCTGGTCGAGTCGCGGCTGCGGCAGACGGCGGTGGCGTTGCTGGCCGGCGGCCGGGCCGCGGACGCCGTCCCGTACGCGGCGCGGGCGGTCGAGCTGAACCCGCTCGAGGAGGGCAACCACGAACTGCTGGTCCGCAGCCTCGCCATGGCCGGGGACCGGACGGCGGCGCTGCGGCAGGTCGCGGCCGGCCGGGACGTGCTCATGCGCGAGCTCGGCGTCGAGGCGTCGGTGGCGCTGACGGAGGCCGCGTCGGCCGCGTCGGACTCGCCCCGGACGCCGGCGCTGAGCGGGCGTGCGGCGGCGCTGAGCCAGCTCGACGCGGGCCGGGCGGCGATCGTCGCGGGCGCCGTCGACCCGGGCATCCAGAGCCTGCGCCGCGCGGTCGCCGAGGCGGCCCGCTGCCGGGACCCGCAGCTGCAGGCCCGGACGCTGACGGCGCTCGGCGGCGCGCTCGTGCACGCCGTTCGCGGCCGCGACGAGGAGGGCGCGCTCGTCCTGCACGAGGCGCTGCGGTTCGCCGCCGCGGCCGGCGACCGTGCGACCGCCGTCACCGCGAACCGGGAGCTGGGCTACGTCGAGGTGCAGGCCGGTCGCCGCTCCGCCGCCCAGGGCTGGCTGTCGCGCGCCCAGGAGCTGGCCGAGACCGACGCCGAGCTGGCCGCGATCCTCGGCGTCCGCGGGCAGAACGCGTCCGACGAGGGCGACTACCCGGCGTCGTTCACCTACCTGACCGACTCGATCGAGCGGGCCCGCACGGCCGGCGACGATCGGCAAGAGGCGTGGTCGCTGTCGATCCTGGCGCGGGCGCACCTGCTGCGCGACGAACGGCACCAGGCCGCCGTGGCCGCGGACCGGTCGCTGCGGATCGTCCACGAGCAGCGCTGGCTGGCGTTCCTGCCGTGGCCGCAGGCGTTGCGTGCCGAGGTGCACCTGCGCAACGGCGAGGTCGCCGCGGCGGCCGACGCGTTCGAGCAGTCGTGGGTGCTCGGCTGCCAGGTCGGCGACCCGTGCTGGGAGGGGTTCGCGGCCCGCGGGCTCGGGCTCGTCAGCGCCGGCCGCGGCGACCGGCTGGCGGCGGCCGAGTGGCTGACCGAGGCGACCGTCCGCTGCAACCGGACCACCGACCGCTACCACTGGATGCAGGGCCACGTGCTCGACACCGCGATCGGCGCCGCCCTCGACCGCGGCGACGACGACCTCGCCCGGCCGCTGGTCGCGTCGCTGGGGACGCTGGCCGCGCGCGACGGCATGCGCGAGCTGGTGGTCCGCGCGCAACTGCACCGGCACCGCCTCGGCGACGGCGGCGCGCTGGCGACCGCCCGCGTCCTCGCCGCCGACGTCGACAACCCCGCCCTGACCGACCTGATCGACGATCCCGACCGACCGAAGGTGACCCGATGA